A single genomic interval of bacterium harbors:
- a CDS encoding four helix bundle protein: protein MGSRNYKDLIVWQKSMDLVTEVYKLTSNFPSSEVYGLVSQMRRAAVSIVSNIAEGSKRNTKKDFNQFLAIAMGSGAELETQIEISTRLKFADQSYFTSVNSLLNEVMRMLNKMVMSLKTIN, encoded by the coding sequence ATGGGTTCAAGAAATTACAAGGACTTAATTGTTTGGCAGAAATCAATGGATTTAGTAACCGAGGTATATAAACTTACCAGTAATTTTCCATCGTCAGAAGTATACGGATTAGTTTCACAAATGAGGCGAGCCGCGGTGTCAATTGTGTCGAATATTGCCGAGGGAAGCAAGCGAAATACTAAAAAAGATTTTAATCAATTTCTTGCCATAGCAATGGGATCTGGCGCTGAACTAGAAACTCAAATTGAGATATCAACACGATTAAAATTTGCCGATCAGTCATATTTTACAAGCGTCAACAGCTTACTTAATGAGGTAATGCGCATGCTTAATAAGATGGTCATGAGCCTAAAAACTATAAACTAA
- a CDS encoding RpiB/LacA/LacB family sugar-phosphate isomerase: MRIFIGSDHAGFELKQKLILFMESLGHEVVDKGAFALDEHDDYPDFIIPVAEEVAKDPSSRGIILGGSGQGEAIAANRIKGVRAAVFYGLPAAPSTAQVGGPLDIVELSREHNDANILSLGARFVSEGEAETVVQLWLETEFSGDERHVRRIKKVDSR; the protein is encoded by the coding sequence ATGCGCATTTTTATCGGAAGCGATCATGCTGGATTTGAGCTCAAACAAAAGCTCATTCTCTTTATGGAGTCACTCGGACATGAGGTGGTTGACAAGGGAGCATTTGCGCTTGATGAGCACGATGATTATCCCGATTTCATTATTCCCGTTGCAGAAGAGGTCGCCAAAGATCCGTCGTCACGAGGAATTATTCTCGGCGGTTCGGGGCAAGGCGAGGCGATTGCGGCAAACCGTATTAAGGGTGTGCGAGCGGCGGTGTTTTATGGCCTGCCTGCCGCGCCGAGCACGGCGCAGGTAGGAGGACCGCTTGATATTGTTGAGCTTTCGCGTGAGCACAATGACGCGAATATTCTTTCTCTTGGCGCGCGGTTTGTAAGCGAAGGGGAAGCAGAAACAGTAGTACAGCTTTGGCTTGAAACGGAATTTTCCGGCGATGAACGACACGTTAGGAGAATCAAGAAAGTTGATAGTCGTTAG